A genomic region of Trypanosoma brucei brucei TREU927 chromosome 3, complete sequence contains the following coding sequences:
- a CDS encoding elongation initiation factor 2 alpha subunit, putative has translation MAAYGIVESPDNVDYKTKCCCQTTDGVYFQVPKEYFRLHANLSRRKLLIAEPFGVPLDSSAFESLVVLLEKAAIVSPAAATAGTEVVSKGDGAKQQWIKDLNKRQQKFVGACLGVTTWDGADVYFYEEKLPKESDVVWVKVIQVNDTSAVVQLLEYGNHEGIIPYTEITRIRIRAIGKVIKVGKNEAAQVIRIDKDKGYIDLSKKQVTLKEAKDCEARFFKGNEVRSVVCHVADECGVPPAEAMKRIAYPLYRRQPGKHAWEWLYELNQTKDVKGILGDLEISEAEIKVLMTTLEHTMRTEIATIHADIEMTCFQCDGVNALREVLLVGRDFKAGKDPLIPISVTIVGPPKYRLRAKTELKEEGIVRMKEAIEMMKIEMAKRGGILKVVAGPFVLGEEEHTKEERNEDAEDDEGEDTD, from the coding sequence ATGGCAGCTTACGGTATAGTGGAGAGTCCGGATAATGTAGACTACAAAACGAAGTGCTGCTGCCAAACAACAGATGGCGTGTACTTCCAAGTTCCAAAGGAGTATTTCCGCCTTCATGCCAACTTATCCCGAAGGAAGTTACTCATCGCAGAACCCTTCGGCGTACCTCTGGACTCTTCTGCATTTGAAAGTTTGGTGGTATTGTTGGAAAAAGCCGCAATTGTGTCGCCTGCAGCTGCCACTGCCGGAACAGAAGTAGTCAGTAAAGGTGATGGAGCAAAGCAACAATGGATTAAGGACCTCAATAAGCGCCAGCAGAAGTTCGTAGGTGCCTGCTTAGGCGTAACCACATGGGATGGAGCTGATGTTTACTTTTATGAGGAAAAGTTACCAAAGGAGAGTGATGTTGTTTGGGTGAAGGTTATTCAGGTGAATGATACTTCCGCTGTGGTGCAGCTACTGGAGTATGGCAACCATGAAGGCATCATTCCATACACGGAAATCACGAGGATTCGCATTCGTGCCATCGGTAAGGTCATCAAAGTAGGTAAAAACGAAGCAGCGCAGGTTATTCGTATCGATAAGGACAAGGGTTACATTGATCTCTCCAAGAAACAGGTTACGCTAAAGGAGGCGAAAGACTGTGAGGCCCGTTTCTTCAAGGGAAATGAGGTTCGGTCTGTTGTGTGTCATGTGGCGGATGAATGCGGTGTTCCCCCAGCGGAAGCTATGAAAAGAATTGCTTACCCCTTGTACCGTCGCCAACCCGGTAAACACGCATGGGAATGGCTCTATGAACTGAACCAAACCAAAGATGTGAAGGGTATTCTCGGGGATCTGGAAATATCTGAAGCTGAAATAAAGGTGCTCATGACAACGCTGGAGCACACCATGCGAACAGAAATTGCAACCATTCATGCTGATATTGAAATGACATGTTTTCAATGCGATGGTGTGAATGCGCTACGGGAAGTTTTACTGGTTGGCCGCGACTTTAAGGCTGGAAAGGATCCACTCATTCCCATTTCCGTAACAATTGTTGGACCACCCAAATATCGGTTACGCGCAAAGACGGAGctgaaagaggagggaattGTTCGCATGAAGGAGGCGATTGAGATGATGAAAATTGAGATGGCGAAGCGTGGAGGTATTCTTAAGGTAGTCGCTGGTCCTTTCGTACTTGGTGAAGAGGAACatacaaaagaggaaagaaatgaagatgCCGAAGACGATGAAGGCGAAGACACGGACTGA
- a CDS encoding peter pan protein, putative (similar to GB:AAM69055.1: RNA binding protein 1 {Leishmania major}; similar to Peter pan protein. (Swiss-Prot:Q9VDE5) [Drosophila melanogaster]), giving the protein MGKSKKMPGTVDTTEADKATPKSIIIYRGEVGGSVRSLMHDWRAVFLPWSSKKLRGENRSLKDFLVIASSLSVSHLQLFTAPSYGTSLRIMRFSNGPTLTFRVLSFTLRDEIVAKQRRPANLGNAVWNVAPIVVLNNFTHPDARLRPEVPLLETTFKGMFPTVNIQLVKNTDIQRVCLFHYDHVEHVVEVRHYYINAKAVGVSKTVKKLLERRCPTKLGQLESIDEVLEREDVWSDTDGEGEEVPLAVPFRKHREQCRIKLQEIGPRLTLQLVKVTNGFATGEVLFHRFLRKSAELVARDEARVRAKRNERAKRKAEQDENVARKKSKREERLQAKRQRREEAMRQQVENPLEVADGGYGADMD; this is encoded by the coding sequence ATGGGGAAATCTAAAAAGATGCCGGGGACAGTGGACACCACTGAGGCAGACAAGGCAACACCAAAGTCTATTATTATCTACAGAGGTGAGGTAGGAGGAAGCGTTCGTTCGCTCATGCATGATTGGCGAGCCGTATTCCTCCCATGGAGTAGTAAAAAGCTCCGCGGGGAGAACCGTTCTCTCAAGGATTTTCTTGTTATTGCCTCATCACTTAGCGTCTCGCACTTGCAGTTATTCACCGCTCCATCGTATGGCACATCCCTTCGTATCATGCGCTTCTCAAATGGTCCGACGTTAACGTTTCGCGtgctttcctttactctcAGAGATGAGATTGTGGCAAAACAGCGACGACCCGCAAACCTCGGCAATGCGGTGTGGAATGTAGCCCCAATTGTTGTGTTGAACAACTTCACTCACCCCGATGCGCGGCTCCGGCCTGAGGTACCACTGCTTGAGACAACATTTAAGGGGATGTTCCCAACGGTTAATATTCAACTCGTGAAGAACACGGATATTCAACGTGTTTGCCTATTTCACTACGATCATGTGGAGCACGTTGTGGAAGTCCGCCACTATTATATCAATGCTAAGGCTGTTGGTGTAAGTAAAACGGTGAAGAAGCTTCTTGAGCGCCGGTGCCCGACGAAGCTTGGGCAGTTAGAGTCCATAGACGAAGTTCTAGAGCGCGAGGATGTTTGGTCTGACACTGATGGTGAGGGCGAGGAAGTTCCGCTGGCAGTGCCATTTCGAAAGCATCGTGAACAATGTCGCATTAAGCTTCAGGAAATTGGGCCTCGCCTCACGTTACAGCTGGTGAAGGTGACAAATGGATTCGCGACGGGCGAGGTTTTGTTTCACAGGTTTTTGAGAAAGTCTGCGGAATTGGTCGCACGGGATGAGGCAAGGGTTCGCGCCAAGCGCAACGAGCGAGCGAAGCGGAAGGCAGAGCAGGATGAAAACGTTGCACGGAAGAAAAGCAAGCGAGAGGAACGACTTCAGGCAAAACGACAGCGGCGAGAAGAGGCAATGAGGCAGCAGGTGGAAAATCCACTGGAGGTTGCAGACGGCGGCTACGGAGCTGATATGGACTAA
- a CDS encoding inorganic pyrophosphatase, putative (similar to GB:AAQ72355.1: soluble inorganic pyrophosphatase {Leishmania major}; similar to Inorganic pyrophosphatase (EC 3.6.1.1) (Pyrophosphate phospho-hydrolase) (PPase). (Swiss-Prot:Q15181) [Homo sapiens;]) — MRPTSIMFKGMTGAGIMLPAWALQEVGAAGTRAWRMYFTSSEAGSVARRSAWHDLPLHPSPDASVITFVCEIPRRTRAKLELVKEEPHNPIAQDTLKKEGNALRFFKYGDVPFNYGFAPQTWEDPSVMDQLTTCGGDGDPIDIVELSSNPFAVGSVRAVRVLGLLGLIDEGETDWKVITEAIGPDATGTYGSLNNVPQELKATIVKWFREYKTADGKKPNEFVFGGELRNADDALRVIEGGSRQYTGLIAGTVRNPGYWLH; from the coding sequence ATGCGCCCAACATCAATTATGTTTAAAGGGATGACCGGAGCAGGCATTATGCTCCCCGCATGGGCATTGCAGGAAGTGGGAGCAGCGGGAACGCGGGCGTGGCGCATGTACTTCACAAGCAGCGAGGCCGGATCCGTTGCGAGGCGCTCGGCATGGCATGATCTTCCGCTACATCCATCACCTGATGCATCTGTCATTACATTTGTATGTGAGATTCCCAGAAGGACGCGTGCCAAATTGGAACTCGTGAAGGAAGAACCGCACAACCCGATAGCTCAAGACACATTAAAGAAAGAGGGCAATGCTTTGCGGTTCTTCAAGTATGGTGATGTCCCCTTCAACTATGGTTTTGCGCCACAAACATGGGAGGATCCTTCAGTAATGGACCAACTGACGACGTGTGGGGGTGATGGTGATCCCATTGATATCGTTGAATTATCGTCAAATCCCTTTGCAGTTGGTTCCGTAAGGGCAGTTCGAGTCCTCGGGTTGTTGGGACTTATTGACGAGGGGGAAACCGACTGGAAAGTCATTACGGAGGCCATTGGACCCGATGCGACCGGTACGTACGGGTCTTTAAATAATGTGCCACAAGAGCTGAAGGCTACCATTGTTAAATGGTTCCGCGAGTACAAAACTGCTGATGGGAAGAAGCCAAATGAATTTGTTTTTGGAGGGGAGTTGCGTAATGCAGACGACGCACTTCGTGTGATTGAAGGAGGTTCCCGCCAGTACACCGGACTTATTGCAGGCACGGTTCGTAATCCCGGTTACTGGCTTCACTGA